A single Hemitrygon akajei unplaced genomic scaffold, sHemAka1.3 Scf000094, whole genome shotgun sequence DNA region contains:
- the LOC140722941 gene encoding uncharacterized protein: TEATSEISLGGEAIICSDCGKGFIESSSLQRHQSVHTGKWRFSCSDCGKGFNRSSHLQTHQSAHTGKWLFTCSDCGKGFNRSSHLLRHQSAHTGKWPFTCSDCGKGFIWSSTLKAHQRVHTRERTFTCSECGKGFIRSSTLKVHQRVHTGERLFTCSDCGKGFIRSSDLLAHQSVHTGESPFTCSDCGKGFTRSSELKAHQSVHTGERPFTCSDCGKGFTRSSQLKVHQKIHTDERPFTCSDCGKAFSRSSDLIAHQSVHTGEWPFTCSDCGKGFTQSSTHKAHQRVHTGKRPFSCSDCGKGFTCSSQLKVHQRVHTGQRPFTCSDCGKGFTCSSQLKVHQRVHTGERPFTCSDCGKRFTCSSYLKVHQRVHTGERPFTCSQCGKGFTGSSQLQRHHQVHTGEKRFTCSDCGKRFSQSSHLQTHQSTHTGKWPFTCSDCGKGFTHSSQLKAHQPVHTGERPFTCSDCGKGFTQSSHLRRHQQLHTGEKPFTCSECGKGFTRSSELRAHQSVHTGERPFTCSVCGKGFTRSSYLLKHQRVHTR; this comes from the coding sequence aCTGAAGCTACATCAGAAATTTCACTCGGGGGTGAGGCCattatctgctcagactgtgggaagggattcattgaaTCATCCTCCCTCCAGAGACACCAGTCCGTTCACACTGGGAAGTGGCGGTTcagctgttcagactgtgggaagggattcaatcggtcATCTcaccttcagacacaccagtcagcCCACACAGGGAaatggctgttcacctgctcagactgtgggaagggattcaatcggtcatctcacctactgagacaccagtcagcccACACAGGGAaatggccgttcacctgctcagactgtgggaagggattcatttggtCATCCACCTTAAaggcacatcagcgagttcacaccagggagaggacattcacctgctcagagtgtgggaagggattcattcggtcatcgaccctaaaggtacatcagcgagttcacactggggagaggctgttcacctgctcagactgtgggaagggattcattcggtcatccgacctacttgcacaccagtcagttcacactggagagagtccgttcacttgctcagactgtgggaagggattcactcgctcatctgaactgaaggcacaccagtcagttcacaccggagagaggccgttcacctgctccgactgtgggaagggattcactcggtcatcacaactgaaggtacatcagaaaATTCACACTgacgagaggccgttcacctgctcagactgcgggaaggcattcagtcggtcatctgacctaattgcacaccagtcagttcatactggggagtggccattcacctgctcagactgtgggaaaggattcacgcaGTCATCCACACAtaaggcacaccagcgagttcacactgggaagcggccgttctcctgctctgactgtgggaagggattcacttgctcatcccaactgaaggtacatcagcgagttcacactgggcagagaccattcacctgctcggactgtgggaagggattcacttgctcatcccaactgaaggtacatcagcgagttcacactggggagaggccattcacctgctcggactgtgggaagcgattcacttgctcatcctatctgaaggtacatcagagagttcacactggggaaaggccgttcacctgctcacagTGTGGCAAAGGATTCACTGgatcatcccaactacagagacaccatcaagttcacactggggagaagcggtttacctgctcagactgtggaaagagattcagtcagtcatctcacctacagacacaccagtcaACCCACACAGGGaaatggccattcacctgctcagactgtgggaagggattcactcactcatctcaactgaaggcacATCagccagttcacactggggagaggccattcacctgctcagactgtgggaaaggattcactcagtcatcccacctacggagacaccagcaacttcacactggggagaagccgttcacctgctcagagtgtgggaagggattcactcggtcatccgaactacgtgcacaccagtcagttcatactggggagaggccattcacttgctcagtgtgtggaaagggattcactcgatcatcctatctactgaaacaccagcgagttcacactaggtAG